The Camelina sativa cultivar DH55 chromosome 16, Cs, whole genome shotgun sequence sequence AAACAATGGATACTTATGAGACCAATGTATCTTGCCGCAGAGATAACGAATGCATCAAGTACTGTCCTAAGGGCTGCAAGATTGTTAACTGTAATTTTGGAACCTGTTTCTGTGAGTGTTAAAGAAACTGGAAACATAATTTCTCGTTATAAGAGAGAGGAACAAGACATATtcaattacatatattaaaaaaaatatctctgcATCACTCTAATATAACTGAAATTTGATATAAGTACTGAAGGCCTGAAACAGGTTCAACATATATGTGTTCATGTTCCAAACTTCCAAGTATGTTTTACATATCATCTGagaaagctctctc is a genomic window containing:
- the LOC109129645 gene encoding putative defensin-like protein 263, translating into MEKMSLKLVFLFSLTVVAFCLSMGDAREMAVYCIGGKCPEAQTMDTYETNVSCRRDNECIKYCPKGCKIVNCNFGTCFCEC